One part of the Janthinobacterium sp. 17J80-10 genome encodes these proteins:
- a CDS encoding capsular biosynthesis protein: MITEGVSIFKDKRVLMLQGPLGPFFRRLAGDIEWAGGQVCKVNFNGGDWLFSPSGAINFRGHMEDWPAFLTRLLTERKIDMVLLFGDCRPIHRVTQAIAAARRIEIGVFEEGYVRPDYITLERFGVNGHSKIPRSPVFYLNTPEARRPPTQVVGPTFRYVVMWAMLYYLASALLRPVFPHYRHHRPLSIMEAWPWIRSGWRKAIYRRREAGIQTELATTYSKRYFLVPLQVHNDAQVHVHSDFESVEAFIATTLISFADKAPKDTILVIKHHPMDRGYHDHTRLIAHLEKKLEIIGRVRYLHDQHLPTLLEHARGVVVINSTVGLSALHHGTPLKVCGTALYNMKGLSFQGSLDDFWLHAHQQQVDMALYHRFRNYLIRYTQVNGNFYKRLDIAGSDAGIVWSSAEVAETNTIIVIDEQAARQATAEISANKQAS; encoded by the coding sequence GTGATCACGGAAGGTGTGTCGATATTCAAGGACAAGCGGGTACTCATGCTGCAAGGCCCGCTCGGTCCGTTTTTCCGGCGACTCGCCGGGGATATCGAATGGGCCGGCGGCCAGGTATGCAAGGTTAATTTCAACGGTGGCGACTGGCTGTTTTCACCGTCCGGCGCCATCAATTTTCGCGGCCACATGGAAGATTGGCCGGCGTTTCTCACCCGGCTTCTGACGGAGCGCAAGATCGACATGGTGCTGCTGTTTGGCGACTGTCGTCCTATCCATCGGGTCACCCAGGCGATTGCAGCGGCAAGAAGAATCGAGATTGGCGTATTCGAGGAAGGCTATGTCCGCCCCGACTACATTACGCTGGAGCGTTTCGGCGTCAATGGCCATTCGAAGATTCCCCGTTCCCCCGTTTTTTACCTGAATACGCCGGAAGCGCGCAGGCCGCCGACGCAGGTTGTCGGCCCGACTTTCCGCTATGTCGTCATGTGGGCGATGCTGTACTACCTGGCAAGCGCACTGTTGCGGCCGGTCTTCCCGCACTACCGGCACCACCGACCGCTGAGCATCATGGAAGCGTGGCCGTGGATCAGGAGCGGCTGGCGCAAGGCAATTTACCGGCGCAGGGAAGCAGGCATACAGACCGAACTGGCCACGACCTATTCGAAACGCTACTTCCTGGTGCCTCTGCAGGTGCACAACGATGCGCAAGTGCACGTGCATTCGGATTTCGAATCGGTCGAGGCATTTATTGCGACGACCCTGATTTCGTTTGCGGACAAGGCGCCCAAGGACACGATCCTCGTCATCAAGCACCATCCGATGGATCGCGGCTACCACGATCACACGCGACTGATCGCCCACCTGGAAAAAAAACTGGAAATCATCGGGCGCGTACGCTACCTGCACGACCAGCACTTGCCCACCCTGCTCGAACATGCGCGCGGCGTCGTCGTCATCAACAGCACGGTGGGTCTTTCAGCCCTGCATCACGGCACGCCGCTCAAGGTATGCGGCACGGCGCTGTATAACATGAAGGGACTGAGTTTCCAGGGCAGCCTGGACGATTTCTGGCTGCACGCGCATCAGCAGCAAGTGGACATGGCGCTGTATCATCGCTTCCGGAACTACCTGATCAGATACACCCAGGTGAATGGCAATTTCTACAAGCGCCTGGATATCGCCGGCTCCGATGCCGGCATTGTCTGGTCTTCCGCAGAAGTCGCCGAAACGAATACGATCATCGTGATTGACGAGCAAGCTGCGCGACAGGCGACGGCGGAAATATCGGCAAACAAGCAGGCAAGCTAA
- a CDS encoding M10 family metallopeptidase C-terminal domain-containing protein — protein MATFNAYSSTVSIDFDAGGFWGLAPAITVSGMPLQGATFYQETLSNGFKATAYGTGFTYSGLSKPTAGTITTIQLLDTTNSLVYSISDISVSFEYLNGAMNSGANWANVLNTLLAGSDDMWTGSANDVAYGFAGDDYISGNIGDDTLHGNDGNDTIYGDSGNDILDGGAGINYLSGDAGDDFYVIRNRTDEIGESGGTDGGIIHVDFYKASSVVENWTWADGVQKLPYWIDALLPDDATMTMALLGEDKTFTYNFPASAPAYFEGADSYNFLTFNEQQKSFVRQAFDYISSVIDVTFVEDTDPYAANSITFSNNYQSDSAGYAYLPSMSEWGSDVFLDYSPGSEYNLAPSEGDYSALVLIHEIGHALGMRHPFEATPNLPAGEDQTQWSVMSYNQNPSDYYLQYSALDIATLQYLYGPSTLQVNDDTYVLSSTAPNFIWDGAGTDTIDGSLLTQALTLYLDAGYWSHVGVKSTLISDAGQVTINIGSVIENAKGGSGNDSITGNSANNQLWGMSGNDVLQGDAGNDAVAGGNGNDYLAGGAGTDTLDGGAGTDVADYRDVVAAVNVNLGTGITANDGEGGTDTLIAIENIIGGAGNDTLTGDALANRLEGRNGNDNLVGGDGSDTLVGGAGTDTLNGGLGTDIADYTALAVAINVNLATGIASADGSGATDTLIGIDNILGGTGNDTLTGDANGNRLEGRNGNDSLVGGAGNDTFLGGNGADTMDGGIGTDFLDYSTATAAVTANLATGTTSNDGTGAIDTFTGMEYLIGGSAGDFLTGDAANNRIEGRNGNDSLVGADGSDTLTGDAGNDTLDGGNAADTLIGGAGADVMDGGAGIDVLDYRLQTGGVNANLLTGTASNDGSGSIDTLANFENMIGGTGSDTLTGDAGNNRIEGLSGNDNIDGGDGADTLIGGLGADTINGGNGVDMLDYTSTGTSVTVNLLAGTASDGSGTDTVLNVENINGGSGADTLIGDAGNNRIDGSFGSDSLSGGDGNDTLIGGTGFDTLNGGNGIDLVDYTAMTGAVTVNLGTGTASDSTGGTDTLLNVEYVNGGAAGDTLIGNAANNRIEGRNGNDTITGAAGSDTLIGGAGNDVFRFVTTADGSDTLSDFTSGTDTIAVVAGNFGLTAGAAVTLLSGASTPTVSGAGAEFLYNTTSGALFFDRDGTGSTYAATQIATLAGSKTLVAADIQVVTT, from the coding sequence ATGGCAACCTTCAATGCTTACAGCAGCACCGTATCGATTGACTTTGACGCGGGTGGATTCTGGGGCCTCGCCCCCGCGATCACCGTTTCCGGCATGCCCCTCCAAGGCGCCACGTTTTACCAGGAAACCCTGTCAAATGGTTTCAAAGCAACGGCTTACGGCACTGGATTTACCTATTCTGGTTTGTCCAAGCCAACCGCCGGCACCATTACGACCATTCAGCTGCTGGACACAACGAATTCGCTGGTCTACAGCATCAGCGATATTTCCGTCTCCTTCGAATACCTGAATGGCGCAATGAACTCCGGCGCCAACTGGGCGAACGTACTGAATACGCTATTAGCGGGCAGTGACGACATGTGGACTGGTTCGGCGAACGATGTTGCATATGGCTTTGCCGGTGACGATTACATATCCGGTAATATCGGCGACGACACTTTGCACGGCAACGATGGCAATGACACCATTTACGGCGATTCCGGCAATGACATACTTGATGGCGGTGCAGGCATCAATTATTTATCCGGCGATGCAGGGGATGACTTTTATGTCATCAGGAATCGCACGGATGAGATAGGGGAATCGGGAGGTACCGATGGCGGGATCATCCATGTCGATTTCTACAAGGCCAGCAGCGTAGTAGAAAACTGGACATGGGCAGACGGGGTACAGAAGCTGCCATACTGGATCGATGCACTGCTGCCGGATGACGCGACCATGACGATGGCGCTTCTGGGAGAGGACAAGACCTTTACTTATAATTTCCCTGCAAGCGCGCCTGCTTATTTCGAAGGCGCGGATAGTTATAATTTCCTGACATTCAATGAACAACAAAAGTCATTCGTCCGCCAGGCATTTGACTACATTTCCAGCGTGATCGATGTCACCTTCGTCGAAGACACCGATCCTTATGCCGCCAATTCGATAACATTCTCGAATAATTACCAAAGCGATTCTGCCGGCTATGCCTATCTTCCAAGCATGAGCGAATGGGGCAGCGATGTATTTCTGGACTACTCCCCAGGCAGCGAATACAACCTTGCGCCAAGTGAGGGCGATTATTCCGCCCTGGTCTTGATCCATGAAATCGGACATGCCTTAGGGATGAGACACCCGTTCGAGGCCACACCAAACCTTCCTGCCGGCGAAGACCAGACGCAATGGTCTGTCATGAGCTACAACCAGAACCCGAGCGACTACTATTTGCAATACTCGGCGCTGGACATCGCCACACTGCAATATTTGTACGGCCCGAGCACCCTGCAAGTAAATGATGACACTTACGTACTCTCCAGCACTGCGCCCAATTTCATCTGGGACGGTGCCGGCACGGATACGATAGACGGCTCTCTTTTGACGCAAGCACTCACGCTTTATCTTGATGCAGGTTACTGGAGCCACGTTGGCGTCAAGTCCACTCTGATTTCCGATGCTGGGCAGGTCACCATCAATATCGGCAGCGTGATTGAAAATGCAAAGGGTGGCTCGGGAAATGATTCCATCACGGGTAACAGCGCGAACAACCAGCTTTGGGGCATGAGCGGCAATGATGTCCTGCAGGGCGATGCAGGCAACGACGCTGTTGCCGGCGGCAATGGCAACGACTACCTGGCCGGCGGTGCCGGTACCGATACCCTCGACGGCGGCGCCGGCACCGACGTGGCCGATTACCGTGACGTCGTGGCAGCGGTCAATGTCAACCTTGGCACGGGCATCACGGCCAACGATGGCGAAGGCGGCACCGATACCTTGATCGCCATCGAGAACATCATCGGCGGTGCTGGCAACGACACCCTCACGGGCGATGCCCTGGCCAACCGCCTCGAAGGCCGCAACGGCAACGACAACCTCGTCGGCGGCGACGGCAGCGATACCCTGGTGGGCGGCGCTGGCACCGACACCCTCAATGGCGGCCTGGGCACCGACATTGCCGATTACACGGCCCTGGCGGTGGCAATCAACGTCAACCTCGCCACCGGCATTGCTTCCGCCGATGGCTCGGGCGCAACCGACACCCTGATCGGCATCGACAATATCCTTGGCGGCACCGGCAACGATACCCTCACGGGGGATGCCAACGGCAACCGCCTCGAAGGCCGCAATGGCAATGATTCGCTGGTCGGCGGCGCCGGCAATGACACCTTTCTGGGTGGCAATGGCGCTGACACCATGGATGGCGGCATCGGCACCGACTTCCTCGACTACAGCACCGCCACGGCCGCCGTCACCGCCAATCTTGCCACCGGCACCACCAGCAACGATGGCACCGGCGCCATCGATACCTTCACCGGCATGGAATACCTGATCGGCGGCTCGGCCGGCGACTTCCTCACGGGCGATGCCGCCAACAACCGCATCGAGGGCCGCAACGGCAATGATTCCCTCGTCGGGGCTGACGGCAGCGACACGCTCACGGGCGATGCCGGCAACGATACCCTCGATGGCGGCAATGCCGCCGATACCCTGATCGGTGGTGCAGGCGCGGACGTCATGGATGGCGGCGCCGGCATCGATGTGCTCGATTACCGCCTGCAGACCGGCGGCGTCAATGCCAACCTCTTGACCGGCACAGCGAGTAATGATGGCAGCGGCAGCATCGATACCCTGGCCAACTTCGAGAACATGATTGGCGGTACCGGTTCAGACACCCTGACGGGCGACGCCGGCAACAACCGCATCGAAGGCTTGTCGGGCAATGACAACATCGATGGCGGCGATGGCGCCGACACCCTGATCGGCGGCCTGGGAGCAGACACCATCAATGGCGGCAATGGCGTGGACATGCTCGACTACACCTCGACCGGCACGTCGGTCACGGTCAACCTGCTGGCCGGCACGGCGTCCGATGGTTCCGGCACCGATACGGTCCTGAATGTGGAAAACATCAATGGCGGCTCGGGTGCGGATACCCTCATCGGTGACGCCGGCAACAACCGCATCGATGGCAGCTTTGGCAGCGACAGCCTGTCGGGTGGCGATGGCAACGATACCCTCATCGGCGGCACCGGCTTTGATACCCTGAATGGCGGCAATGGCATCGACCTGGTCGATTACACCGCCATGACGGGTGCCGTCACGGTGAACCTGGGCACCGGCACGGCTTCCGACAGCACCGGCGGGACTGACACCCTGCTCAACGTGGAATATGTCAATGGCGGTGCAGCCGGCGACACCCTCATTGGCAATGCGGCCAACAACCGCATCGAGGGTCGCAATGGCAATGACACCATCACCGGGGCTGCGGGCAGTGACACGCTCATTGGCGGCGCCGGCAATGACGTCTTCCGCTTCGTCACCACGGCGGACGGCAGCGACACGCTCTCCGACTTCACCTCGGGCACGGATACGATCGCCGTCGTGGCGGGCAACTTCGGCCTGACGGCCGGGGCGGCAGTCACGCTCCTGTCGGGCGCCAGCACGCCCACGGTGTCGGGTGCCGGCGCCGAGTTCCTGTACAACACCACGTCGGGGGCCTTGTTCTTTGACCGCGATGGCACAGGCAGCACTTATGCCGCGACCCAGATCGCCACCCTGGCCGGATCCAAGACCCTTGTCGCAGCCGATATCCAGGTGGTGACAACGTAA
- a CDS encoding glycosyltransferase family 4 protein, with translation MKILAIHQNFPGQYKHLLFHLGASGKHEIIGIGQHQRVDIPGVKTILYKAARAVKPDVHHYLKTTESAVLNAQGIVRTCMELRSKGFVPDVILGHAGWGETLYLKDVYPNVPVIGYFEFFYRSTGADVGFDPEYPATFDDTLRIRTWNMPHLLALDSADYGQTPTAWQRNQIPQRYHDLINVIHEGIDTTFIKPDANAKLEIAEKGLVLDRSSQVITYVARNLEPYRGFHVFMRALPRILKQHPKAHVVIVGGDEVSYGRRLPGNETYRQKLLAEVGSGIDAARVHFLGRVPYATFLKVLQISSAHVYLTYPFVLSWSMLEAMAAGCLVIGSRTPPVMEAINDREHGLLVDFFSIEAIAGAVAEALDQPEKMQVLRQNARERIVKQYDLHSVCLPQQLALLERACRR, from the coding sequence ATGAAAATACTCGCCATACACCAGAACTTTCCAGGACAGTACAAGCACCTGCTGTTCCACCTGGGCGCCTCCGGCAAGCACGAAATCATTGGCATCGGCCAGCACCAGCGGGTCGACATCCCAGGCGTCAAAACGATCCTGTACAAGGCCGCGCGTGCTGTCAAGCCGGATGTCCATCATTATCTGAAGACGACCGAAAGCGCCGTTTTGAATGCACAAGGCATTGTCCGAACATGCATGGAGCTGCGCAGCAAAGGTTTCGTTCCAGACGTCATTCTCGGCCATGCCGGCTGGGGAGAAACGCTTTATCTGAAAGACGTCTATCCGAATGTCCCGGTCATCGGATATTTCGAATTCTTCTACCGTTCGACCGGCGCGGACGTCGGCTTCGACCCTGAATATCCTGCCACGTTTGATGACACGCTGCGCATCAGGACATGGAACATGCCCCATCTGCTTGCACTCGACAGCGCAGACTATGGGCAGACGCCAACCGCCTGGCAAAGAAACCAGATTCCCCAGCGCTACCATGACTTGATCAACGTGATTCATGAAGGAATTGACACGACGTTTATCAAGCCGGACGCCAACGCAAAACTGGAGATTGCGGAAAAAGGCCTGGTGCTCGACAGATCCTCCCAGGTAATTACCTATGTAGCCCGCAATCTGGAACCGTACCGTGGCTTCCATGTTTTCATGCGCGCCCTGCCACGCATTCTCAAGCAGCATCCGAAGGCACATGTGGTGATTGTCGGCGGCGACGAGGTAAGTTACGGCCGTCGCCTGCCGGGCAACGAGACTTACCGGCAGAAACTTCTGGCGGAAGTCGGCAGCGGGATCGATGCAGCACGTGTCCACTTCCTGGGGCGCGTGCCTTATGCGACATTCCTGAAGGTCTTGCAGATTTCATCTGCGCATGTCTACCTCACCTACCCTTTCGTCTTGTCCTGGTCGATGCTGGAAGCCATGGCCGCAGGCTGCCTGGTCATCGGCTCGCGCACACCACCCGTGATGGAAGCCATCAACGACCGGGAGCATGGTTTGCTGGTCGATTTCTTCAGTATCGAGGCGATCGCCGGGGCGGTTGCCGAGGCATTGGATCAGCCCGAAAAAATGCAGGTACTCCGGCAAAACGCGCGCGAACGGATCGTGAAACAGTACGACCTGCATTCCGTTTGCCTGCCACAACAACTCGCTCTGCTGGAACGGGCCTGCCGCCGCTAA